The region GACAAGGCCGAAGTTTGAACTACCAGGACCACCACACCTCACCCAAGGAGGACGAGAGTGCCGATAATCCAAAAAGGTGCAAGAAGAAACTCCAAATAGGTTGTACAAACTGGCACTGACGGAAAAGATGATCCACCGATTCACAGCCCGCATGGCAAAGAACACACGTAGTAGTAGGAAGCTTGTTGCACCGCCGGACGGCCAAATTTTCCAACGTGAGAATCTTATCCCTCCAAGCGAgccaattgaaaatattaattttctgCGGACAAGCAGAGGTCCAAAAAATCTTGGCAACCGGACACCTAATCCCACCATCCATCAGGAATGAGTAAAAGGATTTAACTAAAAATCTCCCGTTCGGCGTTAGGGTCCACCACTTTAATTCTTCTCCCGACAAACCAGCCCTAAGGGCGTAGATCTCCAAAAAAACGCCTCACCTCCAAGTCCTCCCGAAACGGCAAAAGATCCAATCTATGTCTCAGCTCCAAAAACGTACCATTAGGGTTGTCCGACGAGAAAAACAAGTCAGGCCAAATATACATAGGAGCATGACCAAACAACCATTTATCCTTCCAAAATAAAGACTGCGAGCCCTCGTGGACGATTTGCTCCGTGCAACCCCTAATAGCCGGCAAGCAGCAGAAGAGACCACTCCAAAAGTAGGAAGCCCGACCATGACGGTGGAGATGCAGGTTCCAGTGAGTAAACCCATAATTGAAGCGCACGATAGGCCATCCGCACCAGTTTGCATCGGACGACAATTTCCACAACCACTTTCCGAGTAGGGCGGAGTTGAAAACCTTCAAATCTAAAATGCCCCAACCACCTAAGTCCTTAGGCCGGCAGATGCTCTTCCAGCCGATCAGTCAGCATTTGGGATTATCAATGTCTGGCCCCGACCACAAGAAGTCCCTCCTAATCCGATCCACCTCCTTGACGACCCAACTTGGAAGCCGAAAGATAGACATCCAGTACGTCAGGATAGCAAATAACACCGAGTTCAGCAGGGTAAGCCTACCCCCCATAGACAATTGTCGAGCTTTCCAGGACGACAATCGACCCCAGACCTTAGCAATAAGAATATCCCAGTCCTGCTTCATTGGCCTTCTTCCCAAGATAGGAATACCCAGATAGGTGACCGGAAGACGATCAACAGCACAGTTCAGGGTCAGGTCCTCATCAAGATTCGGGAGGCTATCTGAACGAGAGGAAAAAAGGCATGTTTTTGAGAAGTTGGTTTGAAGCCCAGACATtccttcaaataaataaagcaacaGCTTAATGATGCGTAAATCCTCAAGGCCCCAGTGGTCATAATGAGCAAGTCATCAGCGTAGTGCAAGTTACACATCGATCCGTGGCTGCCCAGTGGGACCCCAGTTAGCACACGAGAGTGTAAAGCATGAGAAAACATCGTCCCCAGCACATCCGTCACTAGGATAAAGAGCAAAGGGAAAGGGGGTCCCCCTGTCTCAAGCCACGACGGTACCGTACGTAACCACTCGGCGAACCATTAACCAGAATATTGGCCTTGGAGGAGACGAGGAGACAACGCATCCAGTCTACCCAACGTCTACCAAACCCCCTAGCCTCCATCAGATCAAAGAGAAAGTCCTAGTCCACCGAGTCGAAAGCCTTAGAAAAATCTACCTTAAGAATATGGCCTGGAAGCCGTCGCTTGTGCATGCTGAAAATCAACTCCTCCGCCGTAGCAATGTTGTCGACAATACATCTACCTTTAACAAAGGCCGACTACGAGTTGTCTACAAGATCGCCGATCACTTTACTTAACCTAGAAGCTAAGATTTTCGAGATGATCTTAAGAGTTGAGTTTATCAAACTAATCGGTCTATAGTCCGAGGGCGACTCTGGGCACTCCACTTTAGGTATAAGTGAAATGCATGCCCAGTTGATGCGTTCAATGTTGGCCCTCCCAAAATAAAAGTCCTCACAAAGGATCACTAATTCTGTCTGAACAATATCCCAAAAGCGTTGGAAAAAGAGAATCAAAAAACCATCCAGTCCTGGCGCTTTATCCGCCCCCAACGCAAATACCGCCTCTTTAATTTCCTCAACAGAGAAAGGAGCCTCCTAGTGTTATTTTCAAAACCCGGTTTGAAATTGAaggtatatttattaattgaatttaatcatttaatcaTCTAATCATCTATCTCATATATCATCACCcaataatacaatattttgGGTCATAAATCTATACCTACATTAGGATATGTTACTATTATATGTGTCCGTTGAAActttagatatttaaaaatttatattatatatatatttatattataatggAGCTAGAATTGCTGGTGCATGAATCTTTGGTCAAATgaattcttttataatttagttgaGTGCATGACTAAGCTTTTCATATTCATATGATTAAACAAACACTTCCTGTGAATGTCAAGtcaataaaaaatatgggacaCATTACACATATTCAAGTCTGATGTAAAAATTCGAAACACAATCATTTTCGTGATTAcctaatgacaataataatgcTAATAAAGTTCACCAACATTCGATGTCATTAAATCTACCACGGATGCAAGCTCATCACTAACAAGAGAAGGTAAACATATTTGTCTATGTTTTGTGTATACGTTTCTTCTTTTATGTTCAGTCACTAGCAGTCACTGGCAATAttgaataacaaaaaaaacatttcattaaataattaaatcccTTTTAAAAGTAGTTAAAAACTAATCAAACACATCTCCATTGTTGaatcccctcctcctcctccttcttcttcttcttctcctcttcagCTTCATCAGCAACCAAGCTAAGTTGAGAGAAATCCATGGAActccacatcttcttcctcCCTATGCTCACCCCGGGCCACATGCTGCCCATGGTCGACATGGCCCGCCTCTTCGCCAACCGCGGCGTGCGCGCCACCATCGTCACAACCCCATTCAACGCCACCAACTTCTGCTCCGGGCCCAACCTCAACATCCTCACCATCCCCTTCTCCTCCGCCGTCACCGGCCTCCCCGACGGCGTCGAGAACCTCACCAACCTCCCCACCCCTGAAATCCCCCCAGCCTTCGTCAAAGCTCTTGACTTACTTGAATCTCCTTTCCGCAACCTTCTCTCCGATCACCACCCAGACTGCATCATCTCCGACATCTTCTACTCCTGGTCATCGGACGTCGCTGCCGAATTCGGCATCCCAAGGTTAGTTTTCCAAGGCATGGGTTTCTTCTCCCTTATCCTCACCGGCATCGTCTCTCAGTTAAAGACACACGAGACCGTCACCGGAGACGACGAGCCTTTCATAGTACCAATGATACCTCATGAGATCAAGCTCATGAGGTCAGAACTCCCCACCTACGTCTTGAAACCGAACGATGATATTCGTAGGATGGCCAAAGCTCAGGATAAGAGCTACGGCATGATCATGAACACTTTCCATGAATTAGAAGCAGAGTACGTTGGGCTCCTCAAGATGTCATGGCACATGCGTGTGTGGCTCGTCGGTCCTGTCTCTCTTTGCAACCAAGGTCTTCTCGACCGCGGCAGTGAAGCTCCGGCGCATGTCTCCCACCAGTGCCTCAAATGGCTCGACAGTAAAGAACCAGGGTCGGTTCTTTACGTGTGTTTTGGGAGTTTGGGCAAGTTCACGCCCATGCAGATGCGTGAAATAGCGTCTGGGCTTTTGGGTTCTGGACACCAGTTTATTTGGGTGGTGAAAAGCTCCGGCGAGACTCCACCGTTGGTGGATGAAGAGAAGGGTTTGGTTGTTGATGGTTGGGCTCCTCAAGTGTTGATATTGAACCATCCGGCGGTTGGAGGGTTCATGACGCACTGTGGTTGGAActcaagcttggaagggattacCGCCGGCTTGCCGATGATCACTTGGCCGTTGTTTGCTGAACAGTTCTTCAATGAGAAGTTGATAGTGGAGGTGTTGAGGGTTGGGGTGTCTGTTGGGTTTAAGCAATGTTGTATGGATATGGAGAGGAGGAAGGTGGTGAAAGGAGAGGTGATAGAGGTGGCTGTGAAGAGGTTGATGGGTGGAGAAGTGGAGGCCgttgagaggaagaagagagcaAAGGAGTTAAGTAAAAAGGCCAAGATggcctttggtcaaggtggttCGTCACACAGTGATGTGAGTGGATTAATTCAAGAATTGGTTGACCTTAAGGCTAATAAAACAAAAGCTACTTAAATCTCGGTGTTCAAGCTctggttttgtttgtttgtggtGGGTCAATGGTTTCTcaatatttgtgattttattttattttatttttttgaaaactttGCTCTTAATTTAAGTCTTGTATATTAATTGGAATAAATGCTTTCGGGGAATAATTTGTAtgttaatttacaaatttttaatagtagcttcaaatttttttattaaaataaataaaatataaattgaaaaagaactgaactaaaaaaaaaaattacaaacaatggATGGAAACTACAAGAACTTGAAAATATATAGCCAGGTGAAAAGGCCGAGTTGCTAAGATTGCTTAGTGAATTGTTATATCAAAAAACATGTTTCCTCGTTCAAGCAAGAGAAAGGTTTTATAGGTTGATCACTTCAGGTGAGCAGCTGGTGAAGATTCTACTACAATGCCTGGCAGGGTTGGGAGACTAGCAAATATTCCAAAGCTAGGAATTTCTGGTGGTGGTTCTCATTTTTCTTTACTATCATAATCCACCTCATCAATCCGTCTCATCGAACATAGGGGAGTGAGGGATTCAATACTACCTGCATTGAAAAGGTCGCCTTAGGTGAGTTGGCAAACACAAGAGACTTGGTCGTTGCTCAAGATTGTGGAGCATGAAACTCAGGATCGGCAGGGAATTTAATTAGACCCATTGAAGTAACAGGAGGATTAGTAGAGTTTTTAAAGGGAGGGAGGCCCAGTAACATGCTTGGAGCCTTCATTCATAACCGGGCGTAGAGGTGCAAGATGGGCCGGCTCGGCCTGGTACGGCCCTGGCACGGTGCGGCCCGAGCACTGTACATGCTCAGGCCAGCTGGGCTGGGCCGTGCCGGGCCTGGcggctctttttttttaaattaatttaaaatataaaatttgtaaattctttaaaaatattgtaaaaattgtaaaaaaatacttaaaaaatactaaaattaagaaaatttttttaaaaaaaaatctaaatatcataaaatataagtttcttgattgtaaaaaatatacaacacataaagattatagaaaaaataattaaaaaatatgcaaaaaatttaaatttacatgaatagaaaattacatagaaaaaatagagataaattaaaaataaattacaaatagatgtaggaaaaaaattgccatttatttaaaaactatgaaaacaacttagaaaatttcaaacttcgaaacaatttagaaaaaattacaaacttcgaaaacaatttagaaaattacaaacttcaaacttcatatgattaatctattttttcatCAACACGGGTTGAAGTTGAACTCTCGGATGGTGTAAGGCCCTCTCCGATATCACTACCTTCttcatgtatttgttgttcttgtaaCCTATTTTCTGTTTCTAACCAATTTTGCAACccattttcttgcattttcattggaaaaaaacaaaagttccaaTACTTGAATTTGCAAAACTAATTTGTGTTTGGGAAGGATCATTTTGACTAGTATTATGTTTGTCGGCATGCCTTTTCAAATGACCCGTTCCACCcgaagtttgacaagaaaaatcttttttgcattttttacaAACGGCACGAGTCCCTTTGTTTGGAATttcaacaataatataaaattgcCATACACCCaaagttctttttcttgtgcttgttGGAGGCTTGCTACTAGATGCTCCCATATTAGGGGATTCAGTAACAGGCTCATGCTCAAGTTgtgaatcatcaaaatttttggagttgttttcattaaaaaaaaaaaacggtgCATCGAAAGGAAAATTGGGAGAGCcggccattataaaaaataaaaaaaggtttagggttacctcaaccttgatgatgtaaatttaattcATGGTTTTCTTGAAAAGTCcgaattgatgaattgatgaaaagGTGGGGGAATTGCCGGATTGATGAAACACTTCAGCCGGATTTGAcaaacttcaaatcttgaaCTTTAAGAGATTGTGAACTAAGAGAGCTTGGAGTCTTCAATGCTTGAGAGATTAGAACAAGAATGAGTAATTTGGCATGGAGAAATATGTAAGTGTTTGAGggtatttataggttttttaaaattttctaattcccaaaatacccttgtaaactagccgtttattgttgttaaaaagggtaaaaaaagtaattatatttcaaaGTCTAAAATAGCCTTAAAAACTAGTTGTTTTATAGTTGTTAGAGGGGCTATAAATgtcattttcttgtatttaaatagttgaagaaacaaataataaaaaaaaaatggtgggcCGTGTCGGGCCGGCCCGCGTGCTTGGGCCAGCCTAGCCCAGGCGGTCCACCAACATGTGGCCTGGCACGGCCCAGAGATATGGGCCGTGCCACGGCCTAACTGATCGTAGTCGTCGGGTGCCGAGGGCCGAGCACGGACCAAACCGTCTTTGGGCCGTCTGCGGGCTCGAGCGAGCACGGCCCAGTTTGCAACTCTAATTGGGCGGTACTTTTTATGTTCCAAAATATATGTAAggaaaaaattttctttcaaaatagtTGTTGTTTTACATTATCTAGacaatatttattctattttttaattttacctatttttaattttctaaattatatagATGAagagaataatatttataataaaaaaatgcatggtTTTAAAAGAAGGATAGTTTAGTaatatgattgtttttttatgttaaaatttagataatttaataaaatctttcaTCCTTATGCAATATCCTTAAATCACATGTATTTAGAAACGGAAAAAAGTGGAGGAGTAGATTTTTAACAAGAAGTGGTCCAATGATCACTTTACTGCAATCAAAGGAATTACTGCTGTGAAGCTTGGAGGAATAATATTCCAGTGAAGTTATATGTGTGAAACTAGACACGTCTTTGTGAAGTACAGCCACCGAAAGTTGTTAGTTTGCAACTAATTTAGTGATAGGTGGTTAGCTGGCATGTAAGAGACAAACTTAGAAGGTTCGATTATACAAACATCAACTGGGTTTGTGTTCTGGAACAAAGGTTGATACAACAGTTGGACTCTGGTGAGAGTGACATGGGGCCTTCATAGCTGCCATGGGCGAGGCTGGAGGGTCAAGCTCCACTAACGGGCCGGACTCAGCCTGCTTCGAAGGGGCGATTGGAGGTTCAAACAACTCAGCTGCCTGGGGGCGGCTGTAGTGGACGGGTTTATGCACCGCTGGAGGGGGATGCTCTTCACTTTGCAGTTTGCATGCATGATGTAATATTTGCAACCTTGGCCTTGTTGACCAAGTTGACCAGagctatttctttttttcctttgactGTTTGACAGCATTATGGGATTCCTGACACTGTACACTGCAACCTTGCTTCTCACCAGGCTGACTTCTCCCCCGTGATGCTTCAGTCTTGTCATGGTAGGTGGGAGAggcatccttcttcttcttcttcttctaaatagCAACCTTCCTTTGAGTTTGGAGGTAGCAACCTTCATTTGAGTTACGGACTGAAGAGGTCAGCCGTGAGGAGGATCTCGGAGTCGCAGCGCCTTGGGTTTGACAGCGGCGAGGGAGGTTGGAGATTCaccatctctttcttcttcaagCTTCAGGTTAGCATCTAGGGTGTTTGTGGATGAAGCTTCTTGTTAGATCTCTCTTCTAAGCTTGGTTGTGGCTGTTCTTGTGGATTGTTGTGTTGTTTCCATGTCTTGTTGAGGCCTGCACCTTAACTTTTTGGTTTAGAAGAATATTTATCTTGTTTGTAATTCTTGAAGCTTAAAGCTTGGGTTCATGCATCCTTGAAGCCTATCTGGTGTTGTTTGTGTCCATCTTGGTTGATCTATTCAGTCAGCATGCTTAAACTTTAGAGAGTTTTACATTTGTTGATCTTGCTTTGTgggtatgtatgtatatatcttGTATATGTGAATGGAAGTGATTGAGACCTTAATcttgttgataattttattttgttaaaagcTTGACTGTCCCATTGCTTTGTTAGTTTTGAACTTCTTAATTTGAGAAGATGGTTGTAAGCCTGAGGTTGTGTTAAGCTTGCAAACTTAGTCAAATTCTCGTGTTACTGTTCACATGTCATCTAAAACCTTGAGTTAGCAATGAGAACATTGTGAGTGGGAGTAAACCTTGGTTGTTGACTTTAGATCCTTGCTTAGCTTTTTAGAGAAAagctttcatgcttgtaaaCTTGGAAACTTTGAGTATGCAGCCATTTTGTTTAGGTTGCTATTATTATTCACGCTTTGGTCTAGCATGACCTCTTGTTATCTTGTCATGATAGCTTACTATTTTGgttatgtatttaatttgtgGTTATATTAACCTGATGCCTTAGTTTGTTTGGAATCCTCTTTGTCTAATCTTGGGGTTGTTGGGTTTTGTGTTAGTTTAATCATTTATAAGGATGTCCTTAATTTAGCTTTAATGGTGTTTAAGGCTGGACAACATGTGAATTTGGTTGAATGAGATCTTAACCTTCTAGACCCTAAGtgttttctgaaattttcttttttgcttaTATATCTTCAACTATAGGTTCTGTAAACTTGAAGTGGATTCTAGAAGCATggttatcatgttttatgtttatcttATACTTATGTGAATTTGTACTAGTATATATATTCAGTTATTTTTGATAGTTGGAATTTTAATTGCCATCCTTGAACCCTGCATATCGGGTTATTATTTAGATACATAGGTATTTGACTGTGCTTGACTTATCATGCAATGATTGTAAATTCTTCCTCCAGCGCCTTAGTTGTAGTAGGCCTGACCCAAGACTTAATTCTAAGTAGAGCTTTTGTTGGTTAGATTTTGTAGCGAGCCCTAGTTCGCGAGACTTGGTGAACCCGACTCTGTAGCTCGGAGCCAAGTAGGCTCTCGCACCCGCAAATTCCGTATTTCTGATAATTATTATGTACTTaagttatttcattatttttggtaattttatttaattatttatttacttacttgtcatttatttatttatttgttctattTATTCAGTATTTTCTCTGTCTGTATTTCGTATTTCTGCgggtttttagtacatctccatttctggctcgcccagctaggaggagtaagtcctagccatgtgcacatattttttgtagtagcgctaccccccgACTGTGGTCGAAGATCCG is a window of Dioscorea cayenensis subsp. rotundata cultivar TDr96_F1 chromosome 5, TDr96_F1_v2_PseudoChromosome.rev07_lg8_w22 25.fasta, whole genome shotgun sequence DNA encoding:
- the LOC120260626 gene encoding UDP-glucose flavonoid 3-O-glucosyltransferase 7-like, producing the protein MELHIFFLPMLTPGHMLPMVDMARLFANRGVRATIVTTPFNATNFCSGPNLNILTIPFSSAVTGLPDGVENLTNLPTPEIPPAFVKALDLLESPFRNLLSDHHPDCIISDIFYSWSSDVAAEFGIPRLVFQGMGFFSLILTGIVSQLKTHETVTGDDEPFIVPMIPHEIKLMRSELPTYVLKPNDDIRRMAKAQDKSYGMIMNTFHELEAEYVGLLKMSWHMRVWLVGPVSLCNQGLLDRGSEAPAHVSHQCLKWLDSKEPGSVLYVCFGSLGKFTPMQMREIASGLLGSGHQFIWVVKSSGETPPLVDEEKGLVVDGWAPQVLILNHPAVGGFMTHCGWNSSLEGITAGLPMITWPLFAEQFFNEKLIVEVLRVGVSVGFKQCCMDMERRKVVKGEVIEVAVKRLMGGEVEAVERKKRAKELSKKAKMAFGQGGSSHSDVSGLIQELVDLKANKTKAT